One genomic window of Gimesia chilikensis includes the following:
- a CDS encoding DUF11 domain-containing protein has protein sequence MRRGKKMLAIFSTMVMSASIATADDRMMESKSPFDSAPSSNSKASIQYFSGQKSTGEAAGTSGNITISQPKQTAAQPGAEYQPTGKARMSQVPNYYKELFGQERPYRRLEQKQQQAEVKQSAFQQVDHAEPAGEQKRYRFEEFNADQSKKNIVHAEFQHHKGTQGKIQQVSAGSDQNPFRTPTEFKQPAPQAPGLTIPRIPDNQTVENKHHLTFGKAAQEETVAQPSGVTITSTPQKRRAAAVQVKPVGTASEVAKAKVSHKWIKKSEINVGQECEFALEVTNEGKASAKDVVVEAFFPVSVRLTDATPRPSASHDHLEWKFDSLNAGETKTIEISMIPSQRGAITAAANVRFTNSLTESFMVAEPLLQVAVKGPTNVMIGEPASQSVTISNPGTGTLHNVVLEAEIPKGLEHVTAEYLQMQVGSLNPGETRTIRLALAAVLGGEQVVKVVAKAEGGLAQETQARVNVIAPKVQVAIEGPGLRYKGRSAQYTISTVNDGAAATNNVRVLHKVPEGFEFVKADRGGQFNPEDSTISWFLGRMEPGQSANVNVELKTKTIGNYVHHVRALSEHNVKSDAQIQTRIEGVAQLVLEIADLNDPVEIGAETGYNVVVKNDGSKAAQNVSVSCELPPGVELISATGPTQHIAENGVVVFKSLAGLAPGDSVQFQVIVRGSVEGNQRFRARLASDSIRDPLLFEELTRFYRD, from the coding sequence ATGCGACGCGGAAAAAAGATGCTCGCGATATTTTCAACCATGGTAATGAGTGCGAGTATCGCAACCGCCGATGATCGCATGATGGAATCAAAGTCACCCTTTGATTCTGCTCCCTCTTCCAATTCCAAAGCCAGTATTCAGTACTTCTCCGGACAGAAGTCTACGGGTGAAGCTGCCGGCACCTCGGGAAATATCACCATTTCCCAGCCGAAGCAGACTGCGGCTCAGCCTGGTGCAGAGTACCAGCCCACCGGTAAAGCCCGTATGTCCCAGGTACCGAACTACTACAAGGAGCTGTTCGGTCAGGAACGCCCTTACCGTCGCCTGGAGCAGAAGCAACAGCAGGCGGAAGTCAAGCAGTCCGCTTTTCAGCAGGTAGACCACGCTGAACCGGCTGGTGAGCAGAAGCGGTACCGTTTTGAAGAGTTCAATGCGGATCAGTCCAAAAAGAATATTGTGCATGCTGAGTTTCAGCACCACAAAGGCACACAGGGTAAAATTCAGCAGGTCAGTGCCGGCAGTGATCAGAATCCATTCCGGACGCCAACCGAATTCAAACAGCCTGCTCCTCAGGCACCGGGTTTGACCATTCCCCGGATTCCGGATAATCAGACTGTAGAAAACAAACATCACCTGACCTTTGGAAAAGCTGCACAGGAAGAAACTGTTGCTCAGCCTTCCGGTGTCACTATCACTTCCACACCTCAGAAACGTCGTGCAGCAGCCGTGCAGGTGAAGCCTGTCGGAACTGCTTCTGAAGTCGCGAAGGCCAAAGTGTCTCACAAGTGGATTAAGAAAAGTGAAATCAACGTTGGCCAGGAATGCGAGTTCGCACTGGAAGTCACCAACGAAGGTAAAGCATCTGCCAAGGACGTCGTCGTGGAAGCCTTCTTCCCGGTATCAGTTCGTCTGACAGATGCCACTCCCCGGCCCAGTGCCAGCCATGATCATCTGGAATGGAAGTTTGATTCACTGAACGCCGGTGAAACCAAAACCATCGAGATCTCAATGATCCCCAGCCAGCGTGGTGCGATTACCGCCGCAGCGAATGTTCGGTTCACCAACTCTCTGACTGAGTCCTTCATGGTTGCTGAGCCTCTGTTGCAGGTCGCAGTCAAAGGTCCTACCAATGTCATGATTGGTGAGCCTGCTTCACAGTCTGTCACCATCTCCAACCCGGGAACAGGTACCCTGCACAACGTTGTGCTGGAAGCTGAAATTCCTAAAGGTCTGGAACATGTGACTGCCGAGTATCTGCAGATGCAGGTCGGTTCGCTGAATCCTGGCGAAACCCGCACCATCCGTCTGGCCCTGGCAGCTGTCCTGGGTGGCGAACAGGTTGTGAAAGTTGTCGCTAAAGCTGAAGGTGGTCTGGCTCAGGAAACTCAGGCTCGTGTGAACGTGATCGCTCCTAAAGTTCAGGTTGCCATCGAAGGTCCCGGACTGCGTTACAAAGGCCGTTCTGCTCAGTACACAATTTCTACTGTCAACGACGGTGCAGCCGCTACCAACAACGTTCGCGTGCTGCATAAAGTTCCAGAAGGATTCGAATTCGTCAAAGCCGATCGTGGCGGTCAGTTCAATCCTGAAGACTCCACCATCAGCTGGTTCCTGGGACGTATGGAGCCCGGTCAGTCAGCCAATGTCAACGTCGAACTGAAAACCAAAACTATCGGCAACTATGTGCACCACGTACGTGCTCTGTCTGAACACAACGTGAAATCCGATGCACAGATTCAGACACGTATCGAAGGGGTCGCCCAGCTGGTTCTGGAAATTGCCGACCTGAACGATCCGGTCGAAATCGGAGCCGAAACAGGTTACAACGTAGTCGTCAAGAACGACGGTAGTAAAGCTGCCCAGAACGTTTCTGTCTCCTGCGAACTGCCTCCCGGAGTTGAGCTGATCTCTGCCACCGGTCCTACTCAGCACATCGCTGAGAACGGTGTGGTCGTCTTCAAATCTCTGGCAGGTCTGGCTCCTGGTGACTCGGTTCAGTTCCAGGTCATCGTACGCGGCAGTGTCGAAGGCAACCAGCGGTTCCGGGCTCGTCTTGCCAGCGATTCGATCCGCGATCCTCTGCTGTTCGAAGAACTGACTCGCTTCTACCGCGACTAA